A single genomic interval of Candidatus Eisenbacteria bacterium harbors:
- the lipA gene encoding lipoyl synthase — MAVARLPLWARKPFAENNATREVDRLLETLGLNTVCRSARCPNRWECYSLPSLTFIILGTVCTRKCGFCGVSKGEPGSVDAREPFRLAQAARKLRLDFVVLTSVTRDDLSDGGASHFARCVEELRGIETGPGVEVLVPDFGGESRFCLLVLEARPDVFSHNVETIPRLYPTVRPGADYSVSLKLIETAALRASGSVVVKSGFMVGLGEKEEEVMDVLRDLRNAGCRSVTIGQYLRPTLRSLPVREYVSPERFRHYEETGKRLGFDAVYAGPLVRSSYKAFEIWRNVNGDHDSK; from the coding sequence ATGGCAGTTGCCAGGCTTCCCCTCTGGGCCAGAAAGCCGTTCGCCGAAAACAATGCGACGCGTGAAGTCGACCGTCTGTTGGAGACGCTCGGGCTGAACACAGTCTGCAGGAGCGCGCGATGTCCCAACAGGTGGGAATGCTATTCTTTGCCTTCCCTCACTTTCATAATCCTTGGCACAGTCTGTACGAGAAAATGTGGGTTCTGCGGCGTCTCGAAAGGAGAGCCTGGAAGCGTCGATGCCCGAGAGCCGTTCCGCCTCGCGCAGGCCGCGAGGAAGCTCCGGCTCGATTTCGTGGTGCTCACTTCCGTAACGAGGGACGACCTGTCGGACGGCGGGGCGTCTCATTTTGCCAGGTGCGTGGAGGAACTGCGAGGGATAGAGACCGGGCCGGGAGTCGAAGTTCTGGTCCCTGATTTCGGAGGGGAAAGCCGATTCTGTTTGCTTGTGCTGGAGGCACGTCCTGATGTATTCTCTCACAACGTGGAAACCATACCCAGGCTTTACCCGACGGTGAGGCCCGGCGCCGATTATTCTGTTTCGCTCAAGCTTATCGAAACTGCCGCGCTTCGTGCCTCAGGCAGCGTCGTCGTCAAATCGGGGTTCATGGTCGGTCTTGGTGAGAAAGAGGAGGAGGTGATGGATGTTCTGAGAGATCTTAGGAATGCGGGCTGCCGGTCTGTCACAATAGGGCAATACCTCAGGCCCACGTTGCGCAGCCTGCCCGTCAGAGAGTACGTTTCCCCTGAACGTTTCCGCCACTATGAGGAGACGGGAAAGCGGTTGGGATTCGACGCCGTGTATGCTGGCCCCCTGGTCAGAAGTTCATACAAGGCTTTTGAGATTTG
- the lptC gene encoding LPS export ABC transporter periplasmic protein LptC → MRRSNLKYFLLIAVFCCAICVSVAGCEKHSSSSPEKTPAETPDQEVGNFSLTESLEGTKKWTLWAEWAAIYNEKAKVHARNVRIDFFEEDGTKFSELKADSGIIDQKTNDMEARGNVFVKTEDGITLETQSLSWLNLAQKILSDDFVKITQGRDVLTGFGLVSDPSLNEFEIKKNVQAFVIDKEGKLVPKG, encoded by the coding sequence ATGCGCCGTTCAAACCTGAAGTATTTTCTCCTGATTGCCGTTTTCTGTTGCGCGATATGCGTGAGCGTGGCAGGCTGCGAAAAGCACTCGAGTTCGAGTCCCGAAAAGACTCCCGCAGAGACACCGGATCAGGAAGTGGGGAATTTTTCCCTGACCGAGAGCCTGGAAGGCACCAAGAAGTGGACTCTTTGGGCAGAGTGGGCAGCCATTTACAACGAAAAGGCGAAAGTTCATGCGAGAAACGTCCGAATAGACTTCTTTGAGGAGGACGGCACCAAGTTTTCCGAGCTGAAGGCCGACTCCGGGATAATTGACCAGAAAACCAACGACATGGAAGCTCGGGGGAACGTGTTCGTAAAAACTGAGGACGGTATCACTCTCGAGACCCAATCCTTGAGTTGGCTCAATCTTGCTCAGAAAATACTGTCCGACGATTTCGTGAAGATAACTCAAGGGAGAGACGTACTTACCGGCTTCGGTCTAGTTAGTGATCCCAGCCTCAACGAGTTCGAGATAAAGAAGAACGTTCAGGCCTTCGTGATCGACAAAGAGGGTAAGCTCGTCCCGAAGGGATAG
- the lptB gene encoding LPS export ABC transporter ATP-binding protein: protein MKVLKAEGLVKNFGRWTVVNDVSLEVGQGEVVGLLGPNGAGKTTTFHMIVGLLRPDAGRVMLASANVTRVPVFRRARMGLGYLSQEPSIFRKLTVRENILSILETLDLTHKERETRVASLLEELGISHLGDRSAYKLSGGERRRVEITRALVSNPSFMLLDEPFVGIDPIAVGEIQDIVLRLKQKGIGVLITDHSVRETLSATDRAYVMFEGRILLSGTGEQLAGDPLARKIYLGDKFRL, encoded by the coding sequence ATGAAAGTTCTCAAAGCCGAGGGGCTTGTAAAGAATTTCGGGAGGTGGACCGTGGTGAACGACGTGAGCCTTGAGGTCGGGCAGGGCGAAGTCGTGGGGCTTCTCGGGCCAAACGGAGCGGGCAAAACGACCACGTTCCACATGATCGTGGGTCTCCTCAGACCCGACGCGGGCAGAGTCATGCTCGCTTCTGCAAATGTGACTCGCGTCCCCGTTTTTCGCAGAGCCCGCATGGGACTTGGCTATCTTTCCCAGGAACCCTCCATTTTTAGAAAGCTGACCGTGAGGGAGAACATCCTCTCCATCTTGGAGACCCTGGACCTCACCCACAAGGAGCGAGAGACCAGGGTCGCGAGTCTCCTGGAAGAACTCGGAATCTCTCACCTTGGTGATCGGAGTGCCTACAAGCTCTCCGGAGGGGAGAGAAGGCGAGTGGAGATCACGAGGGCGCTCGTGAGTAATCCAAGTTTCATGCTGCTGGACGAACCCTTTGTCGGCATAGACCCCATCGCCGTCGGCGAGATTCAAGACATCGTTCTCAGACTGAAGCAGAAAGGAATAGGGGTCCTCATCACGGATCACAGTGTCAGGGAAACTCTTTCGGCCACGGACAGGGCGTACGTCATGTTCGAGGGGAGAATACTGCTCTCCGGCACCGGAGAACAGTTGGCCGGCGACCCTCTTGCCAGGAAGATATATCTGGGCGATAAATTCAGGCTCTAG
- a CDS encoding lysophospholipid acyltransferase family protein gives MGKQLRWATVYVLARGLMLLGRVLPRSVALRLFGGLGAAGFLLLRRDRTRAEVNLSLAFSEYSRKEIRKLARRVYVELGRNCVDVFGLSALKWHELDDFVSVQGVTHFDEAVSRGKGVIAVTGHIGCWELLAAYFSMIGYPLAVIVRPLRDRKLEKLIDDLRRSKGMKPISRVSNVKAAYSWLKRGGVLGVLIDQDTSVKGTFCDFFGRPAFTPVGPAYLALRTGAAIVPMAIQMEEDGTHTIRIREPIDVPRDLDTETCVHSVMQACTQAIEDYIRRRPAQWVWMHERWKTASAPANVKAESEASRGKGCAVQT, from the coding sequence TTGGGTAAACAGCTCAGGTGGGCAACGGTGTATGTTCTTGCCAGAGGTTTGATGCTGCTGGGCCGCGTTCTTCCGCGCTCGGTGGCGTTGAGATTATTTGGTGGGCTCGGCGCGGCGGGTTTCCTTCTGCTGCGTAGAGACAGGACGAGAGCTGAGGTCAATCTGTCTCTCGCGTTCTCCGAGTATTCAAGGAAGGAGATTCGCAAGCTCGCTCGCCGTGTTTACGTGGAGCTTGGAAGAAATTGTGTGGACGTCTTCGGGCTGTCTGCGTTGAAGTGGCACGAACTGGATGACTTCGTTAGTGTGCAGGGTGTGACTCACTTCGATGAAGCCGTGTCGCGCGGGAAAGGCGTAATAGCCGTAACGGGTCACATCGGTTGCTGGGAGCTCTTGGCGGCGTACTTTTCAATGATCGGATATCCGCTGGCCGTTATTGTTCGACCGCTCAGGGATCGGAAGCTCGAGAAGTTGATCGACGACTTGCGGAGGTCAAAGGGAATGAAACCCATCTCGAGAGTGAGCAACGTCAAGGCCGCGTACAGTTGGCTTAAACGCGGTGGAGTACTGGGGGTGCTCATCGACCAAGACACGTCGGTCAAGGGTACATTCTGTGATTTTTTTGGTCGTCCGGCGTTCACGCCTGTCGGGCCCGCCTATCTGGCTCTGCGTACGGGCGCAGCGATCGTGCCGATGGCCATTCAAATGGAAGAAGATGGCACTCACACGATACGAATAAGAGAGCCTATCGACGTTCCTCGCGACCTGGACACGGAGACGTGCGTGCATTCGGTCATGCAGGCGTGCACGCAGGCCATAGAGGACTACATCAGACGCCGGCCGGCCCAGTGGGTCTGGATGCACGAAAGATGGAAGACCGCGTCCGCCCCGGCGAACGTGAAGGCCGAAAGCGAGGCTTCGCGAGGAAAAGGATGCGCCGTTCAAACCTGA
- a CDS encoding CTP synthase, translating to MSAKYVFVTGGVVSSLGKGIAAASLGFLLKNRNLNVTLQKCDPYLNVDPGTMSPFQHGEVFVTEDGAETDLDLGHYERFTGINMSKKNNVTAGQIYDAVITKERRGDYLGGTVQVIPHVTDEIKRRILEVGSSDGADVAIIEIGGTVGDIESLPFLEAIRQLRLDLKRENTAFIHVTLVPFMKAARETKTKPTQHSVRELREIGIQPDVLLCRSQAKLSSEAREKIALFCNVSHESVIEALDVDSVYEVPLMFSDGGLDELIVRLLSLKCGPSHLERWSEMVSAVKHADREVSIAVCGKYVHLRDAYKSISEAIVHAGMANKARVQIEWIDSEQVEKEGAENLLRNVSGLLVPGGFGQRGIEGMVRAIGYARERGVPFFGLCLGLQCAVIEFARSVCGLENADSSEFNPSTPHPVIALMPEQSKVQAMGGTMRLGAYGCDLREGSVARKAYGSDHVSERHRHRYEFNNGYRAVLEKHGAFFSGVQTERNLVEIMELKGHPWYVGVQFHPELKSRPDAPHPLFREFVKAALEFSKTVSLQEKSDA from the coding sequence ATGAGTGCAAAATATGTTTTCGTGACAGGCGGAGTCGTCTCCTCGCTCGGAAAGGGCATCGCAGCCGCTTCGCTGGGTTTTCTTCTGAAGAACAGGAATCTCAACGTCACTCTTCAGAAATGCGATCCCTACCTCAACGTGGACCCGGGTACGATGAGTCCTTTTCAGCACGGAGAGGTGTTCGTGACCGAGGACGGTGCCGAGACCGACCTCGACCTGGGACATTACGAGAGATTCACCGGCATAAACATGAGTAAGAAGAACAACGTGACCGCGGGGCAGATCTACGACGCCGTGATCACGAAAGAACGCAGAGGCGACTATCTCGGAGGTACGGTTCAGGTAATTCCCCACGTGACCGACGAGATCAAGAGACGCATTCTCGAGGTCGGTTCCTCGGACGGCGCGGACGTTGCGATTATCGAAATAGGCGGCACGGTCGGCGACATCGAGAGTCTGCCCTTCCTGGAGGCCATCCGCCAACTGAGACTCGACTTGAAGAGGGAGAACACCGCCTTCATCCACGTCACGCTCGTTCCGTTCATGAAGGCCGCGAGAGAAACCAAGACCAAGCCGACACAGCACAGCGTCAGAGAGCTCAGGGAGATCGGTATTCAACCCGACGTTCTACTTTGCCGAAGCCAGGCCAAACTTTCTTCCGAGGCCAGGGAGAAGATCGCTCTGTTCTGCAACGTGTCGCACGAGTCGGTCATCGAGGCGCTTGACGTTGACTCCGTCTACGAAGTCCCTCTCATGTTCAGCGATGGTGGATTGGATGAGTTGATCGTCAGGCTTCTCTCTCTCAAGTGCGGCCCGTCGCACCTGGAAAGATGGAGCGAGATGGTCAGCGCGGTAAAGCACGCCGACAGGGAGGTCTCCATCGCCGTTTGCGGGAAGTACGTCCATTTGAGGGACGCATACAAGAGCATTTCGGAGGCCATCGTTCACGCGGGGATGGCCAACAAGGCGAGAGTGCAGATAGAATGGATTGACTCCGAGCAAGTCGAGAAGGAGGGCGCCGAGAATCTCCTTCGCAACGTGTCCGGCCTTCTGGTTCCCGGCGGTTTCGGACAGAGGGGGATCGAGGGGATGGTCCGAGCCATAGGCTACGCCAGAGAGCGAGGCGTGCCGTTCTTTGGGCTCTGCCTGGGACTGCAATGTGCCGTCATAGAATTTGCCAGATCGGTTTGCGGTCTCGAAAATGCAGACAGCTCCGAGTTCAACCCCTCCACGCCCCATCCCGTCATAGCTCTCATGCCGGAGCAGTCCAAGGTGCAGGCGATGGGAGGAACCATGAGGCTCGGCGCGTACGGATGCGATCTAAGAGAAGGATCCGTTGCCAGGAAGGCATACGGTTCGGACCACGTCAGCGAACGCCACAGACACAGGTACGAGTTCAACAATGGCTATCGCGCCGTTCTCGAGAAGCACGGTGCGTTCTTTTCCGGCGTGCAGACGGAACGCAACCTCGTTGAAATAATGGAACTCAAAGGGCATCCCTGGTACGTGGGTGTCCAGTTTCATCCCGAACTCAAATCACGACCTGACGCGCCTCACCCGCTCTTCCGCGAATTTGTGAAGGCCGCGCTTGAGTTTTCGAAAACGGTATCACTTCAAGAGAAGAGCGACGCCTGA
- a CDS encoding HAD hydrolase family protein, protein MSEGNSEKRLEAGLDGRMRRIKAVFFDVDGVLTDGKIYLGRREDAKAYSTKDGFGILVAGTAGLEVSLVTGRSSASVTRRAGELGIKAFQNVEDKLACVRTICERTGLGLDEVGFAGDDLNDLKVMKEVGVAFAVANAADEIKAVAHLTISKNGGEGAAREVIERILRSQGKWDEAVRKFVG, encoded by the coding sequence GTGAGTGAGGGAAACAGTGAGAAGAGACTGGAAGCAGGTCTGGACGGGCGGATGAGACGCATCAAGGCCGTCTTCTTCGACGTGGACGGAGTCCTCACCGACGGAAAAATTTACCTCGGACGCCGGGAGGACGCTAAGGCCTATTCCACAAAGGACGGTTTCGGAATCCTCGTGGCAGGCACGGCAGGCTTGGAAGTCTCCCTCGTGACGGGCCGCAGTTCGGCGAGCGTCACGCGCAGAGCCGGCGAGCTTGGAATCAAGGCCTTTCAGAACGTGGAGGACAAGCTCGCGTGCGTGAGGACCATCTGCGAGAGAACCGGTCTTGGGCTCGACGAAGTCGGTTTCGCCGGAGACGATCTTAACGATCTCAAGGTCATGAAGGAAGTCGGAGTGGCTTTTGCAGTGGCCAACGCCGCGGACGAGATCAAGGCAGTCGCTCATCTCACGATTTCAAAGAACGGTGGGGAAGGAGCGGCGAGAGAAGTGATCGAACGAATACTCAGGAGCCAAGGAAAGTGGGACGAGGCCGTCAGAAAGTTCGTCGGCTAG
- the kdsA gene encoding 3-deoxy-8-phosphooctulonate synthase — MGDVIFGESQLALIAGPCVIESREHCLEIAGRIKLIADGLGVPFVFKASYSKANRSSVRSFRGPGLEEGLEILSAVRERIGVPVLSDVHCRSEVERAARVLDVIQVPAFLCRQTDLLLACGATGKPVNVKKGQFVAPEDTKYVLEKLASSGCRNVILTERGTCFGYHNLVVDMRGITTMRSMGVPVVFDVTHSLQRPGGERTSGDTAFAATLARAAVAAGSDALFVETHEKPDGAPSDSETMLPVSSLKRFLEDMIRIREAFLKCSLS, encoded by the coding sequence GTGGGTGACGTAATCTTCGGCGAGAGTCAACTCGCATTGATAGCCGGACCGTGCGTTATCGAGTCCAGAGAGCACTGTCTCGAGATTGCCGGGCGAATCAAACTGATTGCAGACGGACTCGGAGTGCCATTCGTTTTCAAGGCATCGTATTCGAAGGCCAACAGATCCTCCGTCCGTTCTTTCAGAGGGCCCGGTCTTGAGGAGGGCCTCGAGATCTTGTCCGCCGTAAGAGAGAGAATCGGAGTTCCCGTGCTTTCGGATGTTCACTGCCGGAGTGAGGTGGAACGAGCCGCGCGGGTGTTGGACGTGATTCAGGTTCCGGCCTTTCTCTGCCGCCAGACCGATCTTCTCCTGGCGTGTGGTGCCACTGGCAAACCCGTGAACGTGAAGAAGGGACAGTTTGTCGCGCCGGAGGACACAAAGTACGTTCTCGAAAAGCTTGCCTCTTCGGGATGCAGGAACGTCATACTCACGGAACGAGGGACGTGTTTTGGTTATCATAATCTTGTTGTTGACATGAGAGGCATAACGACCATGCGGTCGATGGGAGTGCCCGTCGTCTTTGACGTCACGCACAGTCTACAGCGGCCCGGCGGGGAACGCACGTCCGGCGACACGGCCTTTGCGGCAACCCTGGCCAGAGCGGCCGTTGCGGCTGGCAGTGACGCCCTCTTTGTGGAGACGCACGAGAAGCCTGATGGCGCTCCTTCTGATTCGGAAACCATGCTGCCCGTCTCGTCTCTCAAGAGATTTCTGGAGGACATGATTAGAATTCGGGAAGCCTTTCTGAAGTGCTCACTGAGTTGA
- the rpoN gene encoding RNA polymerase factor sigma-54 translates to MELKHSLQLTQKPTLIMTQRLQQALKLLQVPTLELQQILKQELLQNPLLEEVDEEEEVQETSSSEEETSTADEPEPVEKEDPLEWAEYYQEGYDASPGRPDNSADLPERVPITVPTLREHLQSQLRISTDDPELTEIGEFLIGSIDDRGFLTITAEEVATLIGKPVERVEEAIKLVQSLEPPGIGARDLRECLLIQLSREDAAESLAARIVRDHFDSLKDRKFAEIAKKMRVPIVQIQAAGDIISRLNPKPGFLISQEEPRYVVPDLVVDKVEDKYVVFLNDRHVPRLRINPSYRDMLRGEKARKDKTREYIIGKLNSAKWLIQTIEQRRKTMVKVMKCIVDSQEEFLDKGIAFLRPLTLQQVANQIGMHESTVSRVTNNKYVQTPRGVFELKFFFSSKLQTDAGEDMSAKSAKDIISVLVEEEDRSDPLSDQKIADILRDRGLRIARRTVAKYREQLRLLPARYRKRH, encoded by the coding sequence ATGGAACTAAAGCACAGTCTTCAACTGACACAGAAGCCCACGTTGATAATGACACAGAGGCTTCAACAGGCACTGAAGCTACTGCAAGTGCCCACGCTCGAGCTTCAACAGATCTTGAAGCAAGAGCTTCTTCAGAACCCTCTCCTGGAAGAAGTGGACGAAGAGGAAGAAGTTCAAGAAACGTCCAGCTCCGAAGAGGAGACGAGCACGGCGGACGAGCCCGAACCCGTGGAGAAAGAGGATCCGCTTGAGTGGGCCGAGTACTATCAGGAAGGCTACGATGCATCTCCGGGCAGACCCGACAACTCCGCCGATCTGCCCGAACGGGTCCCGATCACAGTTCCCACACTGCGCGAGCACCTGCAGAGTCAGTTGAGAATCTCCACCGACGATCCCGAGCTTACTGAGATTGGGGAGTTTCTCATAGGTTCCATCGACGACAGGGGATTCCTCACGATTACCGCCGAAGAAGTGGCGACGTTGATTGGAAAACCCGTGGAGAGGGTTGAGGAGGCCATCAAGTTGGTCCAGTCGTTAGAACCTCCGGGCATCGGCGCACGGGATCTGAGGGAATGCCTCCTCATCCAGTTGAGTCGTGAGGACGCGGCCGAGAGTCTGGCCGCCAGAATAGTCAGAGATCATTTCGATTCCCTCAAGGATAGAAAATTCGCCGAGATCGCAAAGAAGATGCGTGTTCCGATCGTACAGATCCAGGCAGCGGGCGACATAATCTCGAGACTCAATCCGAAGCCGGGTTTCTTGATATCGCAGGAGGAACCGAGGTACGTGGTTCCGGACCTGGTTGTGGATAAGGTCGAGGACAAGTACGTCGTGTTTCTCAACGACCGCCACGTTCCGAGGCTTCGCATCAACCCTTCGTATCGAGACATGTTGCGGGGAGAAAAGGCTCGGAAGGACAAGACAAGAGAGTACATCATAGGCAAGCTCAACTCAGCGAAATGGCTTATTCAGACGATAGAACAGAGACGAAAGACCATGGTCAAGGTGATGAAATGTATCGTGGACAGTCAGGAGGAATTTCTCGACAAAGGGATCGCCTTCTTGAGGCCTCTGACTCTGCAACAGGTGGCCAATCAGATTGGAATGCACGAATCAACCGTCAGCAGAGTCACAAACAACAAGTATGTGCAAACCCCGAGAGGGGTGTTCGAGCTCAAGTTTTTCTTCTCGAGCAAGTTGCAGACCGATGCCGGCGAAGATATGAGCGCGAAGAGCGCGAAGGACATAATCTCCGTGCTGGTGGAGGAAGAAGACAGGTCGGATCCTCTGAGCGACCAGAAGATTGCCGACATCTTGAGAGATAGAGGTCTCAGGATCGCAAGGCGCACCGTGGCAAAGTACAGAGAGCAGCTGAGATTACTACCGGCTCGCTACAGAAAACGACACTAG
- a CDS encoding KpsF/GutQ family sugar-phosphate isomerase, translated as MSALDVARQVLRKEGEAVLSLAETIGSEFERAVETVIAGKGRVIVTGVGKSGIIASKIAATLTSTGTPAFFIHPGDAAHGDIGVVEKGDVVIFVSKSGETAELTQLLPVLKRLGVTLISITAAKDSPIARASHCVLETGAVSEACPFDVVPTTSTTCALAVGDALAVALLRLKGFTRENFAFFHPGGLLGQMLNLKVEDVMHAGDELPRVGEGVSMKDAILEIMNKGLGVTTIVDAGGKLSGIVTDGDIKRILLKSRDIFTLKVGNVMSSKPRTIARDELVATAVKRMEENRPSPITCLIVVSSSGEPEGVVHLHDCLRARVTR; from the coding sequence ATGTCAGCGCTCGACGTGGCAAGGCAGGTCTTGAGAAAAGAAGGCGAGGCCGTTCTTTCTCTTGCGGAGACGATCGGATCCGAGTTCGAACGTGCCGTTGAGACGGTAATTGCCGGCAAGGGCAGGGTGATCGTGACCGGTGTGGGTAAGTCGGGCATAATTGCCAGCAAGATAGCCGCCACCCTGACCAGCACCGGCACGCCGGCCTTCTTCATACATCCCGGAGACGCCGCCCACGGAGACATCGGTGTCGTGGAGAAAGGCGATGTTGTGATCTTTGTGTCCAAGAGCGGTGAGACTGCGGAGCTGACGCAACTCCTCCCGGTGCTCAAGAGACTCGGCGTGACCCTCATCTCCATAACGGCCGCGAAGGATTCTCCGATCGCCCGGGCGAGCCACTGCGTGCTGGAAACTGGCGCCGTCTCCGAGGCCTGTCCGTTTGACGTGGTTCCCACGACGAGCACGACCTGCGCGCTTGCGGTGGGAGATGCTCTTGCCGTAGCTCTGTTGAGGCTCAAGGGTTTTACCAGGGAAAACTTCGCCTTCTTTCATCCGGGCGGACTCCTTGGGCAGATGCTCAACCTCAAGGTTGAGGACGTCATGCACGCCGGGGACGAGCTTCCCAGGGTGGGAGAAGGCGTTTCCATGAAGGACGCAATCCTGGAAATAATGAACAAGGGGTTGGGTGTTACCACGATCGTTGATGCGGGCGGAAAGCTGTCCGGTATCGTGACGGACGGCGACATCAAGAGGATTCTCCTGAAATCACGCGACATTTTCACGCTGAAGGTGGGAAACGTGATGTCGAGCAAGCCGCGCACGATTGCCAGGGACGAGCTCGTTGCCACCGCGGTCAAGAGGATGGAAGAAAACCGGCCTTCTCCAATTACCTGCCTGATAGTCGTCTCGTCTTCCGGCGAGCCGGAAGGAGTCGTCCATCTTCACGACTGCCTCAGGGCAAGAGTCACTCGCTGA